aaccgggcggtttaaagccccgggctaagtgatctacgaaaaggatgacctctccttcttgaggtgtgggagggcattctttgccagaaaccctccaatggatggtatctttgctgcctaaggcgccgatcaggactaaatcgtccagttgagcctctgtgacgcgagaaggaacccagttgcactcatatacttgcttggcaatgatgaaatctacaaggtaggtGATCCCGgctcaaaaatgcattgattaaggtacattggtatgtgcaatgttaaaccagagacagatctatctaaaccggagttttatgaagcaacaacatctggcggttcaacaaggggactaatggtatataccggtttggcaattttttctacaaagttaaaccgcctggtctaaacattgaagcagatgagtaagtttacagaaacagatttcataagacttctctacagcgacggatctgaagcaagttcagaaaataaggaaaatattcaaggttcaaaaaagaacagtactgaatcaatgggcagagatacatatagatctatggtcttgaggcatgaaaCTGAAAGCAGATGCTAaaaactaccgctacacagagtaaggattcacagatgcatctaggagttatcgtatgaacacgaaacaggcgatgaacactagaagaacatgaaaccctagagcagatctgtgttgaaaagaatagaagacttactggagatgagaaagacgcggaaggttgccgcggtgctctggtgcgctcaggttgatgcagcggccaaggttgatgcagaggttgacggtggcggcggagctccgaagctgggcgacgcgaggaagacgaagcacaagggcacgaaggggaaaaagaaatgacccttcggtcctatttataaggcaagggacaggagtcaggcgcgaaaatcaagggaccgtgggtttggaaacgaagatgtcgccttaattgtcgcagacctattaaggtcctttataataggtgacgtcacgccggtttacaacgaccagagaagatgacatcacggcggttcaacaaactacaagaagatattgaagatgaagatttttgctaaaggattgacatgaacatgttcaaatcaatctggggcctaatgttggagatatcactactgggcgtaaaccggcctatctgggccgggttaacttcgtcggtagttaagtatgttaaagcccaagaaggcagatgagggctcaaggcccatagtcggttcaaggcctgtagccgtaaaccggcgttggtatttaacttgtattgtaagttaggaataagtagagaccaaaccggacacatctatgaaccggtattgggactctgtgaaccgacgggcgtcacccgtgtatataaggggacgacccggcggcggttcaaggacaacagacaacaactcgagacataggcgaagcttgtttgctccctggtcatcgaaaccccatcaattccatcacaactagacgtaggcttttaccttcatcgaaggggccgaaatagtataaactctcttgcttccctgtgtccgctttaaccccttcaagctaacccgtcgcgatggctctacgactaagtcctttttctaggacatctgtcgtgacaaaatcaCGACAGTTAGGATTGAGATACCATGACTTGCCAAATCCTATAATAAATCAGAATACAGAAATTTGCAAACATGGCTCTTTGGATGCTCCACAGGAATTTGAATAGAGATAAGGTCCATGCAAGACAGAAAGGAAAATTCCCATGAGGTAACTTCTTGCTACAAATCCTATGGAATTAGGGTGTCAGGGCAGATATCATTCCTTTGATCCAAAGGACCTGTATATAAAAAATTCCAATGCATTGGGATCCTACAAAATTCATATGAAAGTTCTTCAATCTAAAGGGGCCATAAATAAATCACACATCGGCACCACATTGCTTTGAGTCCTTTGTGATGAGTTAATAAAATGATAACAGGTACATGACAGTTCGACAGTATATGTAACTTGTTGTGGTAAGTTCTATTTTTTTGAAGCAAAGTGTTGAGCTCAATGAAGGACTCAATGGATGAAATAAACATGAAAGGGAACAAAGTAAAGTATAAAAATGTAGATTCTCACCAGCAAAAGCTAACAAGAAATCAACTTGATACACATCCAGTCAAAGACATGACTGTAATGACTGTGTAAAGCCAAATGCTTATCAGGTATCGCAGATCAATGTCTTAGCCAGATAGATTATTCTGGATGGCAATTTCTGTGCCAACCGTTCCAACATGATTGCGTACCAAGCTGCGGTACGGGGAGTGATTAGAGATGGTGCTTGTGTATCTTTTATGTACGACACACACATGATAGTAGCGCTTGGATAACCAAAAGCCTTACCATCCCGAACTGGAGCAAAGCTGACCACTGAATGGGCCTACAGAAAGGTGATAATCAAAAAAGCCTTACCAtcactttgtactaaatcagccaCAACTAATATGGAATGGACGGAGTAATAATCAAGTATgtgttgctgtgctgcatcatgcAGCACTGTGGCCCTAAATTCTTTTAAAACAATGTGGCCCCTGTTATTTGCAATCTATAACATATTAGTAGCAAAAAAAAAGAAGAATATTGGACATAGAACTCCAAAACCCATGCAGACCTGAACCAAATTACTGAATAACCATTTACAGAAAGTTAAGTGAATGAGCAAATGTTAGGACCTCACCTAGCTAGTAACTCCATTCATGATGACAACAACTTGTCATGCTTGTAAAGATTTTCTCTAATAATAAACTAAGCTACTATGCTAAGGTTGTTTCAAAAGTGGCTAATCTGGAGAGTTCTGACCCTAGGCCCACCAAAAGAAACTCCTCAAAGTTCTCACCAATGTCCAACAAATTCAATTTTATTTTCTATGTTTTCAAGGCGTCCAGGCGCTTTAAGGCGCTGGGGGGGCGCCTCAACGCCTAGGCGCTCAAAGCGTGAGGCGAGGCGACGCCTTAGACACTTATTATTAGGCGCTAGGGGTACTAATATGGCAGCCATGAGTGGACATGTAACTGATTCATACCTTGAATTTCCTGGTTGTTGAGCCCACATAGCATCCATTCCTCCCATCTTGTTTCCCATTTCTGCCTTCCACAATAGAAATCTGCATAAAGATGAACATATATCATATATGGTTAAAACTAAACTTAATTAATAGATCACCATTGGTAAAAAAACAGAGTAGATGACAGAGCAAGTGCAAAACATGATGACAAACATGAGTGCATTACATATTACATAAACTAAGTCCACAACACAATAATTTAGGTTCACAAGTTCACAACATAAATTTAGGTTCCAAACAGGCAAACACATGATCATAAGCAAGGCTGGCCACACTCAATTCTCAATAGCCATCATCGAACTCATCGATGGTAGTATTTGTGTTGTCTTTGCCATCTTGGTCAGCACTAGTtggatcttcatcatcatcggtcACATCAACATCATCTTGAAGAAAGTCTGAATCATCATCCTCTCCATTGGGGATACTTGGTTGTTGTTCTTGGTCatcctcttcgtcatcttcatgAAGAAATGTTGGTGACGGAGCAGCCCTTTTGCGCTGCCTTTGGTACTGGACATTAACATTTGAGGCCCCCCTTGCCATGGTGCTAGCTCTAGGAAAGTTGCGACCTTGCAGCGACGAACTTGCACCAACAGCCTCATCAACAAGCTCCCATGAAATGTCATCGGGACACCCTCGAGCACCTTGGGGTGGAGGTATTGTTGGGTCAACCCACTCATTGCCCCAATCAAAATCCTCAATGACTAGAGGGTCATAGCTATTGCCACCCATCTTCTCACGCCTCTTTTGAAACCTATCCAAGTTCTTCCGGTTGTATGAAACAAAAACATTGTCATTCAAGAGTCGGTGTTGTAACCGGTTCCTTTTCTTGGTATGGATCTACAAATAGCAAATAGAGTGAATAAATAACTTGCTGAGATTACTTGCTGAAACTAACTTTCTCTTGATGAAATAAAGACAAAGAAGTTACTCACATGTTCAAATGCGCTCCAATTCCTCTCACAGCCGGATGATGAAGCACAAAGACTAACAGTACGCTTTGCAAACCTTTGTAGCTCAACTGCCCGACCACCATATGAACGCCACCAATCAACTAAAATGGTAAAATAAACACACACATGCATTAGGAGTTTATACTTTGTACAGAAAATAACAAGCTGAAATTAACTTGCTTGTTGCTGAAATTAACTTTAGTTCACTTACGAGGGTTTTTCTGGACCATGTTATCGATTGCCATCGGATTAGCAAAGGGTCCTCTCTTGTCCTCATAGAGAACAGCTTGTGCATCAATCTTGTTGCGAGTATTGACATCAAGTACTGTTCGTGCAAGGACATCATTAAAACAACTTCTTAGCTCCCCAATTAGGGCATCATCACCACTCTCAGCAATAGAGAAGTATTTTCCAGGGTTCAAAAACAAAGCAGCCCCATATAATGGATGATCCATTTGATTCTCCCAACGTTTGTCAACAATGTCAATGATCTtcttgagcaaagcttgcttgttttGGTGGGGGAAACCTTGATTGATCTTCTCCTTTGCAAACCTCATTAGTGCTGTCATTTCTGGCATGGCAGGAATCTCATCACCATCCGCTACCCTAAGCACTCGAAGTAGTGGACCTGAAGCTCTAAGGCAGTCCTCAATTGCATGCCACCAATCTGCTGAAAGCACAATGTCTTGCACATTCAAACCGgctgcagttttggccaatttgttTCCAACCCATGCTTGACATGTAAATAGACTCCTCAATGCTTGCTTGTGCTTGACCAAACTCTTAAGAGCAAGAATGGATGTGGCAAAGCGAGTGGCTGCGGGTCTCACAAGATCCAGCCCACCCGTTGCCTTCCTCATTAGACTAAGAATTCTGCCATGCCTATAGATGAAAGTGGTGACTCGTCTACCCCGTGCAATAGGCCTCTTAAATGGCTTTAGCTTCCCTATATCTTCCAACATCAGGTCCAAGCAATGGCATGCACATGGACTCCAATATAGTGTAGGAATCCTTTCCATTAGTATCTTACCCGCTGCCTTGTAGTTAGCACCATTGTCGGTGACAACTTGGACAACATACTCTTTACCGACATCCTCGATTCTCTTCTCTAGCAAATCTGCTATCATCCGAGCATCTTGGCATTCACTTGATGCATCAACCGACTCCAAGAAGTAAGTGCCCGCCGGGCTGTTTACAAGGAAGTTGATCAAGTGGCGTCCCCTTTTATCGGACCAGCCATCTGACATTAGTGTGCAGCCATATTGCTTCCATGCTACCTCGTGCTTCACCCTCAACTTTTTTGTTTCCTTGACACAATCCCTAAGCAATGGCTCTCGCAGCTCATGAGGAGAAGGAGGCTTGTAACCTGGGCCATATTGACAAGAGGCTTCTATTGCAATCTGGAATTGCCTACAGCTTGCAACATTGAAAGGAATGCCACACTCATAGAAAAACAATGCCCACTGCATACTCACATAGTGCCTCTCTTCCGGTGTTTTTGTGCTGGACTCCATGGTGCTTTGAGAGCAACCGGAGCGTCTTTCATCGACAACATCCTCAGGTTTCTTCCTAAGCATGGAAACAATTGACTTGAGAGCAACAGATTGACACTTTTTGCCTGATATTTTTACTGCAAAGgctttcttgttcttcttggctGCTGTCCCTGAACTTGGTCTTGTAGCGAAGCATTGAGCTGTTGCTTCATTAGTGGAGCTTTGAACTGTCCCTGCTACATCTACCTCcactacatcatcatcatcatctggcTGTCCTATGTTTCTCCTGTTCTTTTCCAAATATTCTAACATCTCCCTCCTAAGCTGTGTGGTAGCCTTTGGACAACCCGTTGCATCCCCACCGGTGCCAGCAAGATGCTCTTTGTGTCTCTTGATCCCTCCTTTAGTTATCTTGCCACAAAGATTGCACACAACATTATTGCTGTTGCCAGGTGTCAACCAATACCCATAATTCCAGCCTGGATCATTTGACCTCCGTGGCCTGCATTCTGGATCTTTCATTGGATCATAAGCATCACCACCCCCATCAGCTCCTGAATCTGCCATTGTGGGACTGCAAAGTGCAAAGTGCAAACAATTAACAATATAATACAGCCATAGAGGGCAGAGCCACAGAGGACAAACAGCTACTATTCTAATAATAAGCTAGTATAAAGAAGATCCACTAACCTACTATTCTAATCAGCTAACAAGGACAATCAGCATATATTTTAATCACAACTTGCAACTAACACTACTATAATAGAGGGCAGTGGGCAGAGGGCAGAGGCACAGCACCACATCTACACATGCATATACTAAACAGAGGGCTAGCTTAGAGGCAAAGCAGTGAGGCACAAGCAGCAGCACCATCAGAAAACATGGGCAGGTGAGGGGAAAAGAGAGGCAGAGAGGAGCCGTACCTTGGGAGAGGGCTGCCGGCGGCCGAGGAGCTTGGCCGGAGAGGGGGATGGCCGACGGAGATGGATCTTGGCCGGAGAGGGGAAGGGCCTGCGGAGGAGGAGCTTGGCCGGACAGGGGGAGGCCGGCGGAGGAGGAACGGATCTGGGCCGGCGGCGTGAGAGACTGAGAGGAGAgagctcctctctcttttcccctcgATTTGGAGTCACAGGTGTGTTCCCCTCTCTCTCCTGCCTCTGTTTACCCCCTCTCTCCCACCCAATTTCTCTTccctcccgccaattcctctttctGGCGCGCGCCAGCTGCTGGTTCCCGCTCAACCTGCCCGCGCATGTCCAGGGCGTCCAAAATCAAGCAAAGCGGCGCCTTGGACGCCTAGGCGACGCCTTGGACGCCTCAACAGCACAAGGCGGACGCCTTAGACAAAAAACTAAAGCGACGGCGACGCCTTGACGTTCGCGAGCGCTCtgacgcctaggcgtcgcctaggcgacGCCTTGAAAACATAGAGGATCCACAATGCCGGATGATGGAGCGTACTCATCAATTTTGTACCTCGTGCGCCGGTCATGCACTTCACTTACACGAGTCTCGATCCTATGGATCATGTTGGCCATCTGATGGCGCACCCTCAGCTTCTTCAGGCGTTCGGCAGTCTTCTTCAGAAAGCCGGTGGTTGCGCATTTTTGTCCGAGGTCACGCATGAAATCGTCAACGCAGTCTTCAATGTCGTATGACATCTCCCTGACTTGGTCCCTCCACTCCCTGGCCTGAACGTCAAGCTCGTCCATGCCTGCGAGCTTCACAAGCAGATCACTCATGCTACTGAACTCGTCCAGAAGGGACGCCACCTTGTTCCGGACGCCTTTGATCTTGCGGTACTCATCCCCCATCAGCGTGGCGAGCTTCCCGAGGAGGGAGTTCATCACACCGGTGGAAACGCTCGCCATGGTCACCGCCATCTCTTCGCTCCCAGTGCGCCGCCGCACTTACTTCGATGCGTCTGTGTGGGTGGGGGGTGAGGGTCAGATCGCCGTGCTTGCGGGTGGAGAGCCGCGGGGTTAGAAGTGGCGGCGG
The Triticum dicoccoides isolate Atlit2015 ecotype Zavitan chromosome 3A, WEW_v2.0, whole genome shotgun sequence genome window above contains:
- the LOC119267293 gene encoding uncharacterized protein LOC119267293, whose amino-acid sequence is MADSGADGGGDAYDPMKDPECRPRRSNDPGWNYGYWLTPGNSNNVVCNLCGKITKGGIKRHKEHLAGTGGDATGCPKATTQLRREMLEYLEKNRRNIGQPDDDDDVVEVDVAGTVQSSTNEATAQCFATRPSSGTAAKKNKKAFAVKISGKKCQSVALKSIVSMLRKKPEDVVDERRSGCSQSTMESSTKTPEERHYVSMQWALFFYECGIPFNVASCRQFQIAIEASCQYGPGYKPPSPHELREPLLRDCVKETKKLRVKHEVAWKQYGCTLMSDGWSDKRGRHLINFLVNSPAGTYFLESVDASSECQDARMIADLLEKRIEDVGKEYVVQVVTDNGANYKAAGKILMERIPTLYWSPCACHCLDLMLEDIGKLKPFKRPIARGRRVTTFIYRHGRILSLMRKATGGLDLVRPAATRFATSILALKSLVKHKQALRSLFTCQAWVGNKLAKTAAGLNVQDIVLSADWWHAIEDCLRASGPLLRVLRVADGDEIPAMPEMTALMRFAKEKINQGFPHQNKQALLKKIIDIVDKRWENQMDHPLYGAALFLNPGKYFSIAESGDDALIGELRSCFNDVLARTVLDVNTRNKIDAQAVLYEDKRGPFANPMAIDNMVQKNPLDWWRSYGGRAVELQRFAKRTVSLCASSSGCERNWSAFEHIHTKKRNRLQHRLLNDNVFVSYNRKNLDRFQKRREKMGGNSYDPLVIEDFDWGNEWVDPTIPPPQGARGCPDDISWELVDEAVGASSSLQGRNFPRASTMARGASNVNVQYQRQRKRAAPSPTFLHEDDEEDDQEQQPSIPNGEDDDSDFLQDDVDVTDDDEDPTSADQDGKDNTNTTIDEFDDGY